The Heliomicrobium gestii genome segment CCATCGCTTTTTTCAGGGCTTCAAACTTTTTCGTGTCCACCTGGCTGACGGCGAACATGACGATGAACAACGCCAGGAGCAGGGTCAGGATGTCCGCATAGGGGATCAACCATGACTCATCGACATGTTCCTCATGATGCTGTTTTTTCTTTGACATTAGACATTTCCTTCTTTCTCAAGGGCCGCACGCTCCGCTTGAGTCAGGTGGATCATCATCTTCTCCTTAATCTGAATGGGGCTGCTGCCGACCTGAATCGACAGGATGCCCTCCAGCATCATCGTTTTCAGTTTGACCTCTTCCGACGATTTCCGCTTCAACTTGGTGGCGAAGGGGTGCCAGAGCACATACCCGGTGAAGATACCGAAGAGGGTGGCGACAAAGGCGGCAGCGATCATGGTGCCGAGTTTGTTGACGTCGTTCAGGTTGCCCAAGGCGCCGATAAGGCCGATAACGGCGCCCAAAACGCCGAGCGTCGGGGCATAGGAACCGGCCGAGGTGAAGATCAAGGCCCCCACACGGTGGCGTTCTTCCATCGCGTCGATCTCTGCCTCCAGGAGTTCCCGGACGAAATCCTCGCCCTGGCCGTCAACGATCAGGCGAATGCCGTTGCGCAGAAAGGGTTCTTCCAACTTGTCGATAGACGCTTCCAGCGAGAGCAAGCCCTCGCGGCGCGCCTGCTGGGCCATGTCAGTCATCTGCTGAATGATCACCTTCGGCTCCGTCAGCTTCTGTTCTTTAATGATGATCCTAAACAAGGTCGGCAGTTTCTTGATCTCTTTCATGGGAAAGGAGTTGAGCAGCGCAGCGAAGGTGCCGATGAAGATGATGATGATAGCGGCGGGGTTGACGAGAACGGCTAAGTTCGCCCCTTTGGCGATCATCCCGCCCACAACCGTAAAAACGCCCAGCACTAACCCCAGAATGACGGCGATATCCATGTTTCGCACCTCAATAAACCAGTATTTTGCCTATCAAATAATCCCATCTGCTTTTCAAAAGTATCTATCCCATTGAGCCTTTGGATGTTATTCGACATCACCTGAAGGCATCCCTTCTGACTAAGGATGTAAAAAATATAGAAAAAAAGCACCCTCTTGGATGCTTTCAACATTCACCGGCACGTTCTATTTTCCCAGACTCGCTCGTTCTCTCTTTGGACTGCTCGCCATCACCGACCACATGTCGGCGTATCGTCAGATGTGACGCCGTCGTTCCTGCGGATTAGCGCTTGTTGCTGCGCCGCCAGATGCCCATGGCCTCGGCCTGTGCGATGAGTTCTTCCCGGAACTGGGGATGGGCGATGCCGATCAACCCCTCCGCCCGTTGCCAGGCCGTCTGGCCTTTGCAGTTGAACATGCCGTACTCGGTCACGACGTACATGGTCGTCGACCGAGTGTCGGTGATGATCCCGCCAGGGGTGATCGTCGGCAAAATGCGCGATTTGATGTTGCCCGCCTTGTCGCGGTAGGTGGACGAAAGGCAGATGAAACTGCGACCGCCCTTGGACCGGTAGCCGGCGAGGACAAAATCGAGTTGGCCGCCGGTGCCGCTGATCTGGCGGGGACCCGATGACTCGGCGCAAACCTGGCCGAACAGGTCGACCTCGACGGCGTTGTTGATCGTCACCAGGTTGTCGATCGTTCCGGCCACCTCGGTGGAATTGGTATAGTCGACAGGATAGCTGGCGACAAAGGGATTTTCGTCGATGAAGTCATAGAGCTTTTGCGTGCCGAGGGCGAAGGTGAAGGCGATGCGTCCCCGGTCGAGGGCTTTGCGCGAGCCGTTCATGCGCCCCGCCTGGAACATGTCGACGAAGCTGTCGGCGATCATCTCCGTATGGCCGCCCAGGTCTTTTAAGTCCGATTGGGCGATCATCTGGCCGAGGGCGTTGGGCATGCCGCCGATGCCCAGTTGGACGCAGTCGCCGTCAGTCATCTTCGCCAGAACCTGGGCCGCAATGGCCCGATCCACATCACTGATCGACGCCGGCGGCAGTTCCGCCAGGGGCAGGTTGTCGCCCTCGATGATGTGGTCCACCTGATCGATGTGAATGCCGTGCCCATGACCGCCGTGGACGCGAGGGAATCGCTCGTTGACTTCGATGATCACCTTTTTGGCGCGGGCGATGACGCCGTAGTGGTGGCTGTTGCTGATGCCGAAGTTGAAAAAGCCGTGCCGGTCCATGGGCGCCGCCTGGGTGACAAAGACGTCGGTCGGCTGATTCTCGAGGACGTACCGAGGCAGTTCGGCAAACCGCATGGGGATGTAATAGGCCGCTCCCTGGGCGGCGTAACGGCGGTCGAGGCCGGTAAAATGCCAGGAGTTCCAGGTAAAGCGTCCACCCGTCGTATCGGCTTCAAAGGCCAGAGAAGGGTATACAGTGACGCCCGTCCGGATATGGGCGTTCGACAATTCATCGCCCCGCTCGGCCAGGGCGGCGTCAAAGGCGCGCGGCGCGGCCAGGCAAAAGCCATACTCGATCCAGTCGCCGGACTTGACCATGCGGGCCGCTTCGGTGGCAGTGATTCGTTTCGACCGGTACTGTTCTGAAAAACTCATCGGCATAAACCCCTCCTGCTTTTTGCATTCCCAAGTGTTCTCCCCGCCCACCCGGTTAAGAGCATTAAAATCTGACAATTTTGATTATACTGATTTATATTTTTCTGGTAAATAGCCAATTTTCCCTTTTTCGTCTAAAAGGGGATTGGAGAGTGAACAAGAAAATACCGCCACCCCCCTGGCGTCTTCGCCGGGAGAGCAGCGGTATTTGCGGGACCGAAAGGACCTTTTCATGATCTGTCAATGACGCCCCGCCTGTCAGTCCAGATTTTTGCGAAACTTCTTCGCTGCCAAGACAAAGAGTCCGATGGCGAAGACGGAGAGGATCATCGTCTGCTGCCAGAGGAAGTCCAGACCGACGCCTTTTAAGAAAATCCCCCTCACGATGACGAGAAAGTAGGTCAGCGGGAGCAGGCCGCCAAGTCCCTGCAAGAGCGCCGGCATCGTTTCGCGCGGAAAAACGAAGCCGGAGAGCAGGATGGACGGCAGGATGAGCAGGACCGTCATCTGCATGGCCTGGAGCTGCGTTCGCGCCACCGTTGAAATGAGGAGCCCGATGGCCAGGATGGTGATCAAAAAGAGGGTCGAGAGGAGAAAGAGCAGGGGCACGCTGCCTTTGGGCGGCACTTGGAACCAGTACATGCCGATGAGCAGCACCATCGTCAGGGAGACAAAGCCGATGAAGACAAAGGGCAACAGTTTGCCCAGCATCAGTTCGGCCGGCCGGACCGGCGTGACGACCAGTTGCTCCATCGTCCCCCGCTCCTTCTCGCGGACCATGGAAAAGGACGTCAGCATGGCGATGACGTTTTGCAGGATGAGGCCGATCAGGCCGGGGATGTTGAAGACGGTCGACTTCATGTCCGGATTGTACCAGACGCGCGTCTCCACCTGCACAGGCAGGCTGGGCGGCGCCCCTCCCTGCTCGGTCAGCCGCTGGGATTGCAAGGCCCAACCGGCGTTAAACCCGACCGTCTGGACAGCGCTCATGGCGGCCCGGGCCGACGTGGGATCTGAACCGTCGACGAGCACCTGGATGGTGGCGTTGCCGTTGCCTTGCACCTGTTTGCCGTAATCGGGCGGGATGATCACGGCGACGCGAGCCTTGGCGCTATCCAAAAAGCGGCCCACCTCGTCATATCCCCGAACGAAGTAATCCGGGTCGAGGTAGGTGGAGTTGCGCAAAGCGCTGATCATATCGCGACTGTCCTGGCTCATCGACTGGTCCCAGACAACGGTGGGCAGGTGGTCCACATCGGTGTTGACAGCATAGCCAAAGAGCATCAGCATCATCACCGGCATGCCGATGGCCAGGCCGACGCTGGGCCGATCGCGGATGATCTGCTGGAACTCCTTGCGCAGGATGGCCAAAAAGCGGGTCCAACTGAACTGTCCCATCATCGCCGCCCCCCTTTGATGCCGGCGTTGCGCGGGTCGTCGGCCGCTTCGCGTTCCACGTAGTCGATGAAGAGGTCATCAAGATTCGCTTTATTTTCGCGGGCTTTCATCTCCGCCGGCGTGCCAAAGGCGATCAATCGACCGTAAAAGACGAAACCCAGGTAGTCGCAGGTGTCGGCTTCATCCATGTAGTGGGTGCTGACGAGGACGGTCATCCCTTCAGCGCGAAGCTGGTGGATGATCTGCCAGAAGACGCGCCGGGACACGGGGTCGACGCCGGCTGTCGGTTCGTCGAGGACGATCAACCTGGGCGCGTGGAGGAGCGCGCAAGCCAAGGCCACACGCTGTTTCCAGCCGCCCGACAAGGCGTGGACCAGTTGGGGCAGGCGGCCGTCCAGGCCGATCCGGTCGATGACGCTGCCCTTGCGCTCCGCCGCCAAGGCGCCCCGCAGGTTGTAGACGCCGGCGTAAAAGTCGAGGTTCTCCTGAACGGTCAGGTCGTCGTAGAGGCTGAATTTCTGGGACATGTAGCCGATGCGCTGTTTGATCTCCTCCGAGTGGGTGCGCACGTCATAGCCGAGGACGGTGGCCTGACCCTCCGTCGGCATCAGCACGCCGCAAAGCATCCGGATCGTCGTCGTTTTACCAGCGCCGTTCGGGCCGACAAAGCCCATGATCGAGCCGGCCGGAAGCTGGAAGGTCACCCCCTCGACGGCTGTATAGCTGCCAAAGCGTTTGCTCAATCCCTGGCAATCGATGGCCAGTTCCATGGCCGTTCACCTCCGTCAGACCGTCAGTTTGCCTTTTGAAAGACCACATCGGCGGGCATGCCCGGCTTCAGCCGTTCCAGCCCTTCCGCCAGCTTCGTCTTGACGCTGAAGACGAGGCTCGTCCGCTCTTCTTTCGTCTGCACGTTTTTGGGGGTGAACTCGGCCTTGTCGCTGATCTGGGTCACGGCAGCGGCGAAGAATTGACCGGGATAGGCGTCAACGTTGACGCTGGCGGCGGTCCCGACGGAGAGGCCGCCCAATTGCGCCTCAGGCACATAGACCTTCACCCAGAGGTCGTTTTCGTCGAGTATGGTGACGATGCGAGTGGCCGTATTGACCACCTGCCCTGATTCGACGTGCTTATAGAGGACGCGGCCCCGGACCGGGCTTTTGAGCACCACCTTGTCGGCGTTGACTTGGGCCAGCCGCATCTTTTCCCGCAAGCCATCCACAACAGCCTTCTGCGCCAGGATCGTCGGCTCCGTGTTGCCGGCCAGGGCCAGATCGAGGCCGGCCTGGGCGCCGCTGCGCTGCGCCTCCGCTGATGCCACCTGGGACTGAGCGGCTTCCAGTTGGGCTTGGTCCGCCTCGGTTTGGTTGTGGGACGTCTTCACCCGTGTCTTTTGGTTGTCCAACTCCCGTGCGCTGAGCGCCCCGGCGTCGTAAAGGGCCTGGTTTTCCTTCAGGATCTGCTCCTCGTGGCGCAGGTTTTCTTCGTCGCGGGAGAGGTTGGCCTTGTACTGGTCGATCAGGGTGCGGTTCTGGTTGACTGCCGCCTGAAACTGTTCCACCGTAGCGCGCTGGCGGCGAACCTCCTCGGCGCGGCTTCCGTTGACCAGATCGAGGAGTTTCGCTTCGGCCTGCCGGAGGTCGCTTTCGGCAGCCCGCAGGGTGATGACCGCCGTCTGGTCGTCCAGCAGGGCGATCACCTGTCCCACCTC includes the following:
- a CDS encoding ABC transporter ATP-binding protein; this translates as MELAIDCQGLSKRFGSYTAVEGVTFQLPAGSIMGFVGPNGAGKTTTIRMLCGVLMPTEGQATVLGYDVRTHSEEIKQRIGYMSQKFSLYDDLTVQENLDFYAGVYNLRGALAAERKGSVIDRIGLDGRLPQLVHALSGGWKQRVALACALLHAPRLIVLDEPTAGVDPVSRRVFWQIIHQLRAEGMTVLVSTHYMDEADTCDYLGFVFYGRLIAFGTPAEMKARENKANLDDLFIDYVEREAADDPRNAGIKGGRR
- a CDS encoding ABC transporter permease — translated: MGQFSWTRFLAILRKEFQQIIRDRPSVGLAIGMPVMMLMLFGYAVNTDVDHLPTVVWDQSMSQDSRDMISALRNSTYLDPDYFVRGYDEVGRFLDSAKARVAVIIPPDYGKQVQGNGNATIQVLVDGSDPTSARAAMSAVQTVGFNAGWALQSQRLTEQGGAPPSLPVQVETRVWYNPDMKSTVFNIPGLIGLILQNVIAMLTSFSMVREKERGTMEQLVVTPVRPAELMLGKLLPFVFIGFVSLTMVLLIGMYWFQVPPKGSVPLLFLLSTLFLITILAIGLLISTVARTQLQAMQMTVLLILPSILLSGFVFPRETMPALLQGLGGLLPLTYFLVIVRGIFLKGVGLDFLWQQTMILSVFAIGLFVLAAKKFRKNLD
- a CDS encoding HlyD family secretion protein, coding for MNGRAKIIAGGFIAMAAVGLIFSVATTAQGDAGVFGRFFGKAKEVYSGTIEGTMVPVQPEIAGRVTELRVAEGQTVEVGQVIALLDDQTAVITLRAAESDLRQAEAKLLDLVNGSRAEEVRRQRATVEQFQAAVNQNRTLIDQYKANLSRDEENLRHEEQILKENQALYDAGALSARELDNQKTRVKTSHNQTEADQAQLEAAQSQVASAEAQRSGAQAGLDLALAGNTEPTILAQKAVVDGLREKMRLAQVNADKVVLKSPVRGRVLYKHVESGQVVNTATRIVTILDENDLWVKVYVPEAQLGGLSVGTAASVNVDAYPGQFFAAAVTQISDKAEFTPKNVQTKEERTSLVFSVKTKLAEGLERLKPGMPADVVFQKAN
- a CDS encoding acetyl-CoA hydrolase/transferase C-terminal domain-containing protein, with the translated sequence MSFSEQYRSKRITATEAARMVKSGDWIEYGFCLAAPRAFDAALAERGDELSNAHIRTGVTVYPSLAFEADTTGGRFTWNSWHFTGLDRRYAAQGAAYYIPMRFAELPRYVLENQPTDVFVTQAAPMDRHGFFNFGISNSHHYGVIARAKKVIIEVNERFPRVHGGHGHGIHIDQVDHIIEGDNLPLAELPPASISDVDRAIAAQVLAKMTDGDCVQLGIGGMPNALGQMIAQSDLKDLGGHTEMIADSFVDMFQAGRMNGSRKALDRGRIAFTFALGTQKLYDFIDENPFVASYPVDYTNSTEVAGTIDNLVTINNAVEVDLFGQVCAESSGPRQISGTGGQLDFVLAGYRSKGGRSFICLSSTYRDKAGNIKSRILPTITPGGIITDTRSTTMYVVTEYGMFNCKGQTAWQRAEGLIGIAHPQFREELIAQAEAMGIWRRSNKR
- the motA gene encoding flagellar motor stator protein MotA codes for the protein MDIAVILGLVLGVFTVVGGMIAKGANLAVLVNPAAIIIIFIGTFAALLNSFPMKEIKKLPTLFRIIIKEQKLTEPKVIIQQMTDMAQQARREGLLSLEASIDKLEEPFLRNGIRLIVDGQGEDFVRELLEAEIDAMEERHRVGALIFTSAGSYAPTLGVLGAVIGLIGALGNLNDVNKLGTMIAAAFVATLFGIFTGYVLWHPFATKLKRKSSEEVKLKTMMLEGILSIQVGSSPIQIKEKMMIHLTQAERAALEKEGNV